Proteins from one Mytilus galloprovincialis chromosome 11, xbMytGall1.hap1.1, whole genome shotgun sequence genomic window:
- the LOC143052104 gene encoding uncharacterized protein LOC143052104 produces the protein MRISTCTFQFLYKHFVYFFQIIPVKHSDDKEESWMRNLYDVVEEISIPEKIATLERCDEIATTERYHEETLENDDVIEEIYVCEEIATTERCNNETVENDEEDKAASDSTTFYDIAEIGITTSRGKNSDDLKADHHDAEKGKLDDDDKAASESKTSYSINDILAAHQQTEKQGLALQKTKEDENKKVRYMYNSYIKDKKIDDATSTTTARKKAIKRKLFDEDKGEQDFINLKKLPKTDKMKMVKNFIVNSNKAVADVPKHRSEVDVCMELLGETDDTRNVIKFQMSLEKHPGNKSFATSLDIHMAKLQTSMLSSSQDSSSIVLTDTFYSMATRTSTSMDTSALVTSPLYTTPMITSALVTSSSFTFTSISTCAPSHIVDRQVSTS, from the exons ATGATGTCGTAGAAGAAATATCAATTCCAGAAAAGATTGCCACATTAGAAAGATGTGATGAGATTGCCACAACAGAAAGATATCACGAAGAAACTCTCGAgaatg ATGATGTCATAGAAGAAATATATGTGTGTGAAGAGATTGCCACAACAGAAAGATGTAACAACGAAACTGTTGAAAATG ATGAAGAAGACAAAGCTGCATCTGATTCAACTACTTTCTATGATATCGCTGAAATTGGTATTACCACTTCAAGAGGCAAAAACAGTGATGATCTAAAAGCTGATCATCATGATGCTGAAA aGGGAAAACTTGATGACGATGACAAAGCTGCCTCTGAATCAAAAACATCCTACAGTATAAATGATATACTAGCTGCTCACCAACAAACTGAAA AACAAGGATTAGCCTTACAGAAAACAAAAGAAGATGAGAACAAAAAAGTCAGATACATGTACAACTCATATATCAAAG ACAAGAAAATCGATGATGCAACGAGTACAACAACTGCAAGAAAGAAAGCGATCAAAAGAAAATTATTTGACGAAGATAAAG gtGAACaagatttcataaatttaaagaaattaccAAAAACAGACAAAATGAAAATGGTGAAGAACTTTATTGTTAACTCCAACAAAG CTGTGGCAGATGTTCCAAAACATAGAAGTGAAGTGGACGTCTGCATGGAACTGCTTGGGGAAACAGATGACACTAGAAACGTCATCAAATTTCAGATGTCATTGGAAAAGCATCCGGGAAATAAATCCTTTGCCACATCTCTGGATATTCATATGGCAAAACTGCAGACTTCT atgCTCAGTTCATCACAAGACTCCTCATCAATTGTATTGACAGATACTTTCTATTCTATGGCTACACGGACATCAACATCTATGGATACATCAGCTTTGGTTACATCACCTTTATATACAACTCCTATGATAACATCAGCTTTGGTTACATCATCATCTTTTACATTTACATCTATATCAACATGTGCTCCTTCCCATATTGTAGACAGACAGGTAAGCACTTCATAA